One stretch of Streptomyces zhihengii DNA includes these proteins:
- a CDS encoding helix-turn-helix domain-containing protein translates to MHKLLVHGDQDSVYSSSTNQRGGKNTAASDHAWAMTRALAADAVRVGWDRASFVQVLVDGPYKAGHHARTIQHRRGYDRAAEWVRRAWDGAREYVRGTDRISSRQSFHAALASFRSRVERTPWRGLAGKTDLRNLIARMDICTRSGGWDHTVSERELAERMGCSRTTARSSNQRLLTARLLRRIDRGSATEGARWMLISPLHNSSHPRTTPQGPKAGGAMSGSTLIRAMSEADISSLAAAQLMHLDAFAHFGLGGSGLAIIAALAERGGQTVQELQGTASISRPTAYRQLRRLTELGLVLREGEIYGLSPDAVGGIGTPTPVCPEHVSRWAAAADRLGTAGTAERRRRMHDAHRASWVRERQRLAERRATASVGHLHPAEARPEYLNADGVPLNPSTGEAHEDLYVARDSRWVWHDIEAFVSY, encoded by the coding sequence ATGCACAAGCTCCTGGTCCATGGCGACCAGGACTCGGTCTACTCCTCAAGCACCAACCAGCGCGGCGGCAAGAACACTGCGGCCTCCGACCACGCTTGGGCCATGACTCGGGCACTGGCAGCCGACGCTGTCCGAGTCGGTTGGGACCGCGCCTCCTTCGTCCAGGTCCTCGTCGATGGCCCGTACAAGGCCGGACACCACGCACGGACTATCCAGCACCGCCGTGGCTACGACAGGGCCGCTGAGTGGGTCCGAAGGGCCTGGGACGGCGCCCGTGAGTACGTTCGGGGCACCGATCGCATTTCCTCGCGCCAGAGCTTCCATGCCGCTCTCGCCAGCTTTCGCAGCCGAGTTGAGCGCACTCCTTGGAGGGGCCTCGCCGGCAAGACAGACCTTCGCAACCTGATCGCCCGAATGGATATCTGCACCCGCTCCGGTGGCTGGGACCATACCGTCTCTGAACGCGAGCTTGCAGAGCGGATGGGATGCAGCCGGACAACCGCACGAAGCAGCAATCAGCGGCTTCTCACCGCGCGGCTGCTGCGCCGGATCGATCGCGGCTCCGCGACCGAGGGAGCACGCTGGATGTTGATATCTCCCTTGCACAACTCGTCTCATCCCCGGACCACCCCCCAAGGGCCGAAGGCTGGGGGGGCCATGAGTGGTTCAACGTTGATACGCGCTATGTCTGAAGCAGATATCAGCTCACTGGCCGCAGCGCAGCTCATGCACCTCGATGCCTTCGCCCACTTCGGGCTGGGAGGAAGCGGCTTAGCCATCATCGCCGCATTGGCGGAAAGGGGAGGGCAGACCGTTCAGGAGCTCCAAGGGACAGCGTCCATTTCACGACCGACGGCGTATCGGCAGCTGCGGAGGCTTACGGAACTGGGACTCGTCCTGAGAGAAGGTGAGATCTACGGACTCTCCCCGGACGCGGTCGGAGGCATCGGTACCCCCACGCCCGTTTGCCCGGAGCACGTGAGCAGATGGGCAGCGGCCGCGGACAGACTGGGCACGGCCGGCACAGCCGAGCGCCGTCGCCGCATGCACGATGCGCACAGGGCGAGCTGGGTTCGCGAGCGGCAGCGCCTCGCCGAGCGGCGTGCCACGGCGAGCGTCGGACACCTTCATCCTGCTGAGGCGCGGCCGGAGTACCTCAACGCCGACGGGGTCCCCCTCAACCCCTCGACCGGCGAGGCGCATGAGGACCTGTACGTGGCCCGTGACAGTCGCTGGGTCTGGCACGACATCGAAGCCTTCGTCAGCTACTGA